A portion of the Pseudomonas protegens CHA0 genome contains these proteins:
- a CDS encoding nucleotide sugar dehydrogenase, which yields MRISIFGLGYVGAVCAGCLSARGHEVVGVDISKDKIDLINAGKSPIVEPGLGELLAQGIQTARLRGTTNFAEAIRDTDLSMICVGTPSKKNGDLELDYIESVCREIGFVLRDKATRHTIVVRSTVLPGTVKNVVIPILEDCSGKKAGVDFGVAVNPEFLRESTAIKDYDFPPMTVIGQFDQASGDVLQALYEELDAPIIRKDIEVAEMIKYTCNVWHATKVTFANEIGNIAKAVGVDGREVMDVVCQDKTLNLSQYYMRPGFAFGGSCLPKDVRALTYRAGSLDIEAPLLNSLMRSNESQVQNAFDIVSSHDKRKVALLGLSFKAGTDDLRESPLVELAEMLIGKGFDLSIYDSNVEYARVHGANKDYIESKIPHVSSLLNSDFDAVIGNSDVIILGNRDEKFRALAEDVPHGKQVIDLVGFMSKATCSKGRTEGICW from the coding sequence ATGCGCATCAGCATATTTGGTTTGGGTTACGTCGGTGCAGTATGTGCCGGTTGCCTGTCCGCACGGGGCCATGAAGTGGTTGGCGTAGATATCTCCAAAGACAAGATCGACCTGATCAACGCCGGCAAGTCGCCGATCGTCGAACCGGGCCTGGGCGAACTTCTGGCGCAAGGAATCCAGACCGCTCGTCTGCGTGGCACCACCAACTTCGCCGAGGCCATTCGCGATACCGACCTGTCGATGATCTGCGTCGGTACCCCGAGCAAGAAGAACGGCGACCTGGAACTGGACTACATCGAATCGGTGTGCCGCGAGATCGGTTTCGTCCTGCGCGACAAGGCCACCCGCCACACCATCGTGGTGCGCAGCACCGTGCTGCCGGGCACCGTGAAGAACGTGGTGATCCCGATCCTCGAAGACTGCTCGGGCAAGAAGGCCGGGGTGGATTTCGGCGTCGCGGTGAACCCCGAGTTCCTGCGTGAAAGCACCGCGATCAAGGACTACGACTTCCCGCCCATGACCGTGATCGGCCAGTTCGACCAGGCCTCCGGTGATGTGCTGCAAGCGCTGTACGAAGAGCTCGATGCACCGATCATCCGCAAGGACATCGAAGTCGCCGAGATGATCAAGTACACCTGCAACGTCTGGCACGCCACCAAGGTCACCTTTGCCAACGAGATCGGCAACATCGCCAAGGCGGTGGGCGTGGACGGCCGTGAAGTGATGGACGTGGTCTGCCAGGACAAGACCCTCAACCTGTCCCAGTACTACATGCGCCCGGGCTTCGCCTTCGGCGGCTCGTGCCTGCCCAAGGACGTGCGCGCCCTGACCTACCGCGCCGGCTCCCTGGACATTGAGGCGCCCCTTCTCAACTCGCTGATGCGCAGCAATGAATCCCAGGTGCAGAACGCCTTCGACATCGTTTCCAGCCATGACAAGCGCAAGGTCGCCCTGCTGGGCCTGAGCTTCAAGGCCGGCACCGACGACCTGCGCGAGAGCCCGCTGGTGGAACTGGCGGAAATGCTCATCGGCAAGGGCTTCGACCTGAGCATCTACGACAGCAACGTCGAGTACGCCCGGGTTCACGGCGCCAACAAGGACTACATCGAGTCGAAGATCCCCCACGTTTCGTCCCTGCTCAACTCGGACTTCGACGCGGTAATCGGCAACTCCGACGTGATCATTCTCGGCAACCGCGACGAGAAGTTCCGCGCCCTGGCCGAAGACGTGCCCCACGGCAAGCAGGTCATCGACCTGGTGGGCTTCATGTCCAAGGCTACCTGCAGCAAAGGCCGTACCGAAGGGATCTGCTGGTAA